Sequence from the Sulfuracidifex tepidarius genome:
TTGTACTCTCCACGACCATGGCAGCTGCGAACACCATAGGCTTCGATCTCATGACTTACGTAGCAGGCCCGTATTTCTTCCCACAGCTCACTGCCACCATCATCCTAGTGGCGAGCATAGCTGAGTTCCTAGCCGGTCTGGGCATCTCGCCTTTCGCCGACTCACTGTCTAGGAAAGTGATGCTCCTCCTCTCCTTCGTGGGCACAGCTTTCACGACCGCGGTGATATACTTCACTATCCCTTACTGGTCGTCCGACATGATCCTGTTCTGGGTTCTCCTGATCGTCCTGAACTTCTTCACCAGCGTGGGGTGCCTCACTGAGGACACGTTAAAGGGGGAGCTGTGGCCTACCTCCAGGAGGGGGACTTACACCGCAATCGTTAGGTTCCTGTCAATAGGGGCTTACATCCCCGTGATATTCCTGACCTCTAGTCTGTCGATATACCAGTACATGCTGTTCAACATGTCGGTGTGGACGATCGGGCTCGTCGCTTCCTTGGGTGTGGTTCCTCAGAGGTGCTGAGACCGGTAAAGGGAGGAGCTTGAGCAACATCTCTTGATGCTGAAACTTCACGTCAAGGCTATTGTGAA
This genomic interval carries:
- a CDS encoding MFS transporter, with protein sequence MNDSHRRGKRHPLLFAAGGEMNTIMVMNHEIMPNRHRSKTMYLEVNFINFGGLLLAAVALSSAYDSISFQRLMVGVTAIVILVVLAYARMKIPESIRWLEEKGDVEAAEREVAKYFKPGEEVPTGSVERMPSIPLRLVLSTTMAAANTIGFDLMTYVAGPYFFPQLTATIILVASIAEFLAGLGISPFADSLSRKVMLLLSFVGTAFTTAVIYFTIPYWSSDMILFWVLLIVLNFFTSVGCLTEDTLKGELWPTSRRGTYTAIVRFLSIGAYIPVIFLTSSLSIYQYMLFNMSVWTIGLVASLGVVPQRC